The following are from one region of the Blastocatellia bacterium genome:
- a CDS encoding winged helix-turn-helix domain-containing protein, with protein sequence MDARNRILLKGGATVRLTPKAFEILFVLVRHATEVVDKEQLLKEVWPDTFVEEGSLSYNVYGLRKVLGDDSSEPRYIETVPKRGYRFIAPVKVSVADARQIGPAGMEGEATVIEKHTFARVISEEVEATDLPAPAATSSPVAEAMALAPATDRRKRRAWQTTAVVAVLLLAALGVFLYLKRANVSHAPVTRAKNTLVKLTNNNAIDTGPVWSPDGSRIAFWSNRDGKSDIYVMDGDGSNVRRLTNNLAEDDTPKWSPDGRKILFNSDRDGNREMYVMDADGSNQTRLTRNSAIDRAGTWSPDGSKIAFASNRDNSFPYNFDIYVMDGDGSNVKRIVADLEYDSDPSWSPDGRKILFVTGRKGNFDVYEMNADGTGQKNLTAGSNKPDIWPAWSPDGNNIAFVRNTEGREQIYVMDADGGNLMRVTNNSANNSAPSWSPDGSKLVFPTDRDGNLEIYVMSVEGELTQLTDNPADDLAPSWSPDGSQIAFSSNRDGKHHIYIVNADGSALMQLTNSPANDTEPAWSPDGKRIAFMSARDGNEEIYSMNADGSNQTRLTAEPGSDTTPNWSPDGRILFISDRDGRKEIYLMDGDGSNVTRLTTTGASQAAWSADGKRVAFIRPSLERIAGLLPTEIYVADADGRNMKMLTTSPGSKFSPCWSPDGASIAFNDQKLRANDMANLFQIDINGHNLRRLTAGPKMDERPAYSPDGSKLAFQSNRDGNFEIYVMNLR encoded by the coding sequence TTGGACGCGCGCAATCGAATCCTGCTCAAAGGCGGCGCCACGGTGCGCCTCACCCCGAAGGCGTTCGAGATTCTGTTTGTGCTCGTACGACACGCGACGGAGGTGGTTGACAAGGAGCAACTGCTGAAAGAGGTCTGGCCCGATACCTTTGTCGAGGAAGGGAGTCTCTCGTACAACGTCTACGGATTGCGGAAGGTGCTAGGCGACGATTCTTCCGAGCCGCGCTATATCGAGACGGTCCCCAAGCGCGGCTACCGCTTCATCGCCCCGGTGAAAGTATCTGTGGCTGACGCCCGGCAGATCGGCCCCGCAGGCATGGAGGGCGAAGCCACAGTCATTGAAAAACACACCTTTGCCCGGGTCATCAGCGAAGAGGTCGAAGCGACAGACCTGCCTGCCCCTGCCGCGACCTCCTCGCCTGTCGCCGAGGCGATGGCGCTGGCACCGGCCACCGACCGACGAAAGCGGAGGGCCTGGCAAACGACAGCCGTTGTGGCTGTCCTGTTACTCGCCGCACTGGGAGTGTTTCTTTATCTGAAGCGCGCGAACGTCTCTCATGCGCCCGTGACGCGCGCGAAGAACACTCTGGTAAAGTTGACTAACAACAACGCCATAGATACCGGGCCGGTCTGGTCGCCGGACGGTAGCCGGATCGCCTTTTGGAGCAACCGCGACGGCAAAAGCGATATCTACGTGATGGACGGGGACGGCTCCAACGTCAGGCGACTCACCAACAATCTGGCTGAAGACGATACCCCGAAATGGTCGCCCGACGGCCGCAAGATCCTTTTCAACAGTGATCGGGACGGCAACCGGGAGATGTATGTCATGGACGCCGACGGCTCGAACCAGACGCGGCTCACAAGAAACAGTGCCATTGATCGCGCCGGCACGTGGTCGCCGGACGGCAGCAAGATCGCCTTCGCCAGCAACCGCGACAATAGCTTCCCCTACAACTTCGACATCTACGTAATGGACGGGGACGGCTCCAACGTCAAGAGGATCGTCGCTGACCTCGAGTACGATTCGGACCCGAGCTGGTCGCCCGACGGTCGGAAGATACTGTTCGTGACCGGGAGGAAGGGCAACTTCGACGTCTACGAGATGAACGCGGATGGCACGGGGCAGAAGAACCTGACGGCCGGCAGCAACAAGCCAGACATATGGCCGGCCTGGTCACCCGACGGCAATAACATCGCGTTCGTCAGGAACACGGAAGGCAGGGAGCAGATCTATGTCATGGACGCCGACGGCGGCAATCTTATGCGTGTGACGAACAACTCGGCGAATAATTCGGCGCCCTCGTGGTCGCCCGATGGCTCGAAGCTGGTTTTCCCGACCGACCGCGACGGCAACTTGGAGATCTATGTGATGAGCGTCGAAGGCGAGCTGACGCAACTCACTGACAACCCCGCCGACGACCTCGCGCCATCCTGGTCGCCCGACGGTAGCCAGATCGCGTTCTCAAGCAATCGCGACGGCAAGCACCACATTTACATCGTCAATGCGGACGGCAGCGCGCTGATGCAACTAACAAACTCGCCGGCGAACGACACGGAGCCGGCCTGGTCGCCCGACGGTAAACGCATCGCGTTCATGAGTGCGCGGGATGGGAACGAGGAAATCTATTCGATGAATGCCGACGGCAGCAACCAGACGCGGCTGACCGCCGAGCCGGGGAGTGACACTACTCCCAATTGGTCGCCCGACGGAAGAATCCTCTTTATCAGCGACCGCGATGGCCGAAAAGAGATATACCTGATGGACGGGGACGGCTCGAACGTCACGAGGTTGACAACCACAGGTGCGAGTCAGGCCGCCTGGTCGGCGGACGGGAAGAGAGTCGCGTTCATCAGACCCAGCCTGGAGAGGATCGCTGGCCTCCTCCCCACGGAGATCTATGTGGCGGATGCCGATGGCAGGAACATGAAGATGTTAACAACGAGCCCGGGCTCCAAATTTTCACCTTGCTGGTCGCCCGATGGCGCATCGATAGCTTTTAACGATCAGAAGTTGAGAGCCAACGACATGGCAAACCTCTTTCAGATAGATATAAATGGGCATAACCTCAGGCGCTTGACCGCGGGACCCAAGATGGACGAACGACCGGCATACTCGCCCGACGGCTCAAAGCTCGCCTTTCAGAGTAACCGTGACGGCAACTTTGAGATTTATGTGATGAACCTTCGCTGA
- a CDS encoding NF038122 family metalloprotease: MLKKNLQTISFAVTILLVLSLVPAGANPARARSAQSDDPASGIDAHPLAASPSGNFVIEGTEDGATCRDATPEEAKALAGRDLIESLHVISPVREDGLGEQDAGLKIILRGTPQLETFPQAKNAFLRAAQTWEAVIRNPITLIIDVDYGPTRFGVPYPDPNLLGSTFAQPIGSNTFYPTLRSRLIAQASSPKESALYNALPVGTVATDLGTTAAVEAPSAIFRALGLIAPVADPASETATLGPPPSIGFNSAFQFDFDPGDGITPGAVDFDAVAVHEMGHALGFISNAGSLELDPRDRLSLSVLDLLRFRPGVTSATFPSALRIQSSGGAQVFFAGGQELALSTGRPDASGGDGRQASHWKDDELTGQYIGIMDPTLSRGQRKTITDNDLLALDAMGYEVSASEDETIALTPGVARPGSIAAPSPGSALLGETQYSVQAPAGASQLTIDLSGNQDVDLYVRFGQRIAVASSQPVADHVSNSPTGVETIAITPSSSPPLRAGTYYIAIVNFGPGAASFNVKAAVTTGGGSGGGNSVPAINRLRAELKGDELMLTGAAADPDGDMTQAQVNLLDGAGQVVGHTQPFAVSFGSATAVDFTLKVSNLSAFPAAVVASLTLIDRRDNHSVAQTADFSGGDIGGPTLSSASYNGSKLVIKGAGFAGQVLIEINGRVVSISPSPDARKLKIKGSPDHFNLRAGPNRLQVLNGDLRSNLFVLTF; encoded by the coding sequence ATGCTCAAGAAGAATCTACAAACGATTAGCTTTGCAGTGACGATATTGCTCGTCCTGTCGCTCGTCCCGGCTGGGGCGAACCCGGCACGGGCGCGCTCGGCGCAAAGCGATGATCCCGCGAGCGGTATAGATGCTCACCCTCTGGCCGCGTCCCCAAGCGGCAACTTCGTTATCGAAGGGACCGAAGACGGCGCCACTTGCCGCGACGCCACGCCCGAGGAAGCAAAGGCTTTGGCGGGACGCGATCTGATTGAATCGCTTCACGTCATCTCGCCAGTCCGTGAGGACGGCCTGGGCGAGCAGGACGCCGGGCTGAAAATCATCCTGCGGGGCACGCCACAACTCGAAACATTCCCGCAGGCGAAGAACGCCTTCCTGCGGGCGGCGCAGACATGGGAGGCGGTCATTCGCAATCCGATCACTCTGATCATCGACGTCGATTATGGGCCGACCCGTTTCGGCGTGCCCTATCCCGACCCCAATCTACTGGGGTCAACCTTCGCGCAACCAATCGGCAGTAATACCTTCTACCCGACGCTACGCAGCCGCCTGATTGCACAGGCTTCGAGCCCGAAAGAATCGGCCCTCTATAATGCGCTGCCTGTCGGGACGGTTGCCACTGACCTCGGCACGACGGCGGCAGTCGAGGCGCCGTCGGCCATCTTCCGCGCCCTCGGTCTCATCGCCCCCGTCGCCGACCCGGCGAGCGAGACGGCTACTTTAGGCCCGCCGCCGTCGATTGGCTTCAACTCGGCGTTTCAGTTCGACTTCGACCCCGGCGATGGCATCACTCCGGGCGCGGTCGATTTTGACGCCGTCGCCGTCCATGAGATGGGACACGCCCTGGGCTTCATATCCAATGCCGGCTCGCTGGAATTGGACCCGCGCGACCGCCTCTCGCTGTCGGTGCTCGACCTGCTCCGCTTTCGCCCGGGTGTAACCTCGGCCACATTTCCGAGCGCCCTGCGCATACAGTCTTCCGGCGGCGCGCAGGTTTTCTTCGCCGGCGGGCAGGAGCTGGCGCTATCGACCGGGCGGCCCGACGCGAGCGGCGGGGATGGCCGGCAGGCGAGCCACTGGAAAGATGACGAGTTGACCGGCCAGTACATCGGCATCATGGACCCGACCCTTTCACGCGGCCAGCGCAAGACCATCACCGATAACGATCTATTAGCTCTCGACGCCATGGGCTACGAGGTCAGCGCGTCGGAAGATGAGACGATTGCTTTGACGCCGGGCGTCGCGCGCCCCGGCTCGATTGCGGCGCCGAGCCCCGGGTCAGCCCTGCTCGGCGAGACGCAGTACAGCGTGCAGGCTCCCGCCGGCGCCAGCCAGTTGACCATCGATCTCAGTGGCAATCAAGACGTCGATCTCTACGTGCGATTCGGCCAGCGCATCGCGGTCGCCTCGTCGCAGCCGGTGGCGGACCACGTTTCCAACTCGCCGACCGGTGTCGAGACAATCGCTATCACGCCGTCGAGTTCTCCCCCGCTTCGCGCCGGGACCTATTACATCGCCATCGTCAACTTCGGACCCGGCGCGGCCAGCTTCAACGTGAAGGCGGCGGTCACTACCGGCGGCGGTAGCGGCGGCGGCAATAGCGTCCCGGCGATCAACCGCCTGCGGGCGGAGTTGAAAGGCGATGAGCTGATGCTAACGGGAGCGGCTGCCGACCCCGACGGCGACATGACCCAGGCGCAAGTGAATTTGCTGGATGGCGCCGGACAGGTCGTCGGCCATACGCAACCGTTTGCCGTCAGCTTCGGCAGTGCGACGGCGGTCGACTTCACGCTGAAGGTTAGCAACCTGAGTGCGTTCCCCGCCGCGGTGGTGGCTTCGCTTACTTTGATCGACCGCCGGGACAATCACAGCGTCGCCCAAACGGCGGACTTCAGCGGCGGCGACATCGGCGGCCCGACCCTGTCGAGTGCCTCCTATAACGGAAGCAAGCTGGTCATCAAAGGGGCGGGGTTCGCCGGCCAGGTGCTGATCGAGATCAACGGGCGGGTTGTGTCGATCAGCCCGAGCCCCGATGCCAGGAAGTTGAAGATCAAGGGCAGCCCGGACCATTTTAATCTCCGCGCCGGCCCTAATCGCTTGCAAGTTCTGAATGGCGACTTACGCTCTAACCTCTTTGTGCTGACCTTCTGA